The Sulfurihydrogenibium sp. YO3AOP1 genome has a window encoding:
- the rplF gene encoding 50S ribosomal protein L6: MSRIGKKPIDIPKGVEVSIAPDNTVSVKGPKGQLSYKFHPSISITKNENQIIIERKSEDPFSRAVHGTTRALLNNMVKGVTEGFTEELEIVGIGYRAAVKGNNLELTLGYSHPVIYPIPKDVQITVEGNTNIKVSGIDKQRVGQVAAEIRSFREPDPYKGKGIRYKGEVIKLKAGKTVGKK, encoded by the coding sequence ATGTCAAGAATTGGAAAAAAACCGATAGATATACCTAAGGGAGTTGAGGTTTCAATCGCTCCGGACAATACTGTTAGCGTGAAAGGTCCAAAGGGGCAGCTCTCTTATAAATTTCATCCAAGTATCTCAATCACAAAAAATGAAAATCAAATCATAATTGAAAGAAAATCTGAAGACCCATTTTCACGAGCAGTTCATGGAACTACAAGAGCACTCTTAAACAATATGGTCAAAGGTGTAACAGAAGGTTTTACAGAAGAGCTTGAAATTGTTGGTATTGGTTATAGAGCAGCTGTAAAAGGAAATAACTTAGAATTAACCTTAGGTTATTCCCATCCTGTAATTTATCCAATTCCAAAAGATGTACAAATAACCGTAGAAGGGAATACTAACATTAAAGTTAGTGGTATTGACAAACAAAGAGTTGGTCAAGTTGCTGCAGAAATTAGGTCATTTAGAGAACCAGACCCATACAAAGGAAAAGGCATAAGGTATAAAGGTGAAGTGATTAAGCTAAAAGCTGGTAAAACTGTCGGTAAAAAATAA
- the rpsH gene encoding 30S ribosomal protein S8, whose protein sequence is MITDPIADMIARINNAIKARKDEVSVPTSKIKEQLSEILKREGYIEDYVVSEENKKGNQGTLIIKLKYLGRRNTKPAISKIQRVSKPGLRKYVSVDEMPYVQKGLGIAILTTNKGIMTDSEARKQRLGGEIICYVW, encoded by the coding sequence ATGATAACAGACCCAATCGCTGATATGATTGCAAGAATAAATAATGCAATTAAAGCAAGAAAAGATGAGGTAAGTGTTCCAACTTCTAAAATCAAAGAACAATTATCAGAAATTTTAAAAAGAGAAGGGTATATAGAAGATTATGTTGTATCTGAGGAAAATAAAAAAGGTAATCAAGGAACCCTCATAATAAAATTAAAATACTTAGGAAGAAGAAATACTAAACCTGCAATTTCTAAAATTCAAAGAGTTTCAAAACCTGGTTTGAGAAAATACGTATCCGTCGATGAAATGCCATATGTTCAAAAAGGACTTGGCATCGCTATTCTTACGACAAACAAAGGTATAATGACAGACTCAGAAGCAAGAAAGCAAAGACTTGGCGGCGAAATCATATGTTATGTCTGGTAA
- a CDS encoding type Z 30S ribosomal protein S14, whose translation MARKCLLVKSFIKKPKYSTRNKSRCPLCGRPRGYIRQFGMCRICFREKALRGEIPGVRKASW comes from the coding sequence ATGGCTCGTAAATGTTTATTAGTAAAATCTTTTATAAAAAAACCAAAATATTCAACAAGAAATAAATCAAGATGCCCATTATGCGGAAGACCAAGAGGTTATATTAGACAATTTGGAATGTGTAGAATATGTTTTAGAGAAAAAGCACTCAGGGGTGAAATACCTGGGGTAAGAAAAGCAAGCTGGTAG
- the rplE gene encoding 50S ribosomal protein L5 — protein sequence MAAVVGYKPRLQTKYEQEVVKKLMERFGYKSPMQVPKIKKVVVNMGIGKATEDIKLLDRAVEDLTAIAGQKPVITRAKKSEAAFKLRKGHPIGAKVTLRKDRMWDFLEKLISVALPRVRDFRGLNPKSFDGRGNYSFGLSEQIIFPEIDYDKVDKIRGMDIIIETTAKTDEEALWLLSLIGLPIRSV from the coding sequence ATGGCTGCAGTAGTAGGGTATAAACCAAGACTTCAAACTAAATATGAGCAAGAAGTTGTGAAGAAACTTATGGAAAGATTCGGTTATAAAAGCCCAATGCAAGTTCCAAAAATCAAAAAAGTAGTTGTCAATATGGGTATTGGAAAAGCGACAGAAGATATTAAATTATTAGATAGAGCGGTGGAAGACCTTACAGCTATTGCAGGTCAAAAACCTGTAATCACAAGGGCTAAAAAATCAGAAGCTGCTTTTAAATTAAGAAAAGGGCATCCAATTGGTGCTAAAGTAACATTAAGAAAAGATAGAATGTGGGACTTTCTTGAGAAGTTAATTTCTGTAGCTCTTCCAAGGGTAAGAGACTTTAGAGGCCTTAATCCAAAATCATTTGACGGTAGAGGTAATTACTCATTTGGTTTATCTGAACAAATTATCTTCCCTGAGATTGATTATGATAAAGTTGATAAAATCAGAGGAATGGACATAATTATTGAAACAACTGCAAAAACTGACGAAGAAGCCCTTTGGTTGTTGTCTTTAATAGGTTTACCAATCAGGTCAGTATAA
- the rplX gene encoding 50S ribosomal protein L24, whose product MIKLKKGDPVIVLTGKDKGKVSKIKQIIRKDGKVKVVVEGVNVVKKHLRPIQGVREGGIVEIEKPIDISNVAYYDEKSKRPVKVGIKYVVEGNKISKVRINKKSGEIIDKVWEKIKKEV is encoded by the coding sequence ATGATAAAGCTTAAAAAAGGCGACCCTGTAATAGTTTTAACTGGAAAAGATAAAGGGAAAGTTAGCAAAATAAAACAAATTATTAGAAAAGATGGAAAAGTTAAAGTTGTAGTAGAAGGTGTAAATGTTGTTAAAAAGCATTTAAGACCTATACAAGGAGTTAGAGAAGGTGGAATTGTTGAAATTGAAAAGCCAATAGATATTTCAAATGTTGCATATTACGATGAAAAATCAAAAAGACCTGTAAAGGTTGGAATAAAGTATGTAGTAGAAGGAAATAAAATTTCAAAAGTAAGAATAAATAAAAAGTCCGGCGAAATTATAGATAAAGTATGGGAAAAAATTAAAAAAGAGGTATAG
- the rplN gene encoding 50S ribosomal protein L14, giving the protein MIQRGTYLNTADNSGAKLVQCIGIPGGAKKMHATVGDVITVTVKSAIPSGTAKKGKVYKAVVVRTKKEVARPDGSYVKADDNAVVLLNNQLEPIGTRILGPVCRELRSKGFYRIVSLAPEVI; this is encoded by the coding sequence ATGATACAGAGAGGAACATATTTAAATACTGCAGATAATTCAGGAGCTAAATTGGTACAGTGTATAGGTATCCCCGGCGGTGCAAAAAAAATGCATGCTACCGTAGGAGATGTAATCACCGTTACTGTTAAGTCTGCTATCCCAAGCGGAACCGCAAAAAAGGGGAAAGTTTATAAAGCTGTAGTTGTTAGAACAAAAAAAGAAGTAGCTCGTCCTGATGGTAGTTATGTAAAGGCGGATGATAACGCAGTCGTGCTTTTAAATAACCAGCTTGAACCAATAGGAACACGTATACTTGGACCTGTATGTAGAGAATTAAGGTCAAAAGGATTTTATAGAATCGTATCCCTTGCTCCGGAGGTAATTTAA
- the rpsQ gene encoding 30S ribosomal protein S17 — translation MTVGNETKKRVKEFVGKVVSNKMDKTVVVAVERKFPHPLYGKQVKKTKKFYAHDEENKCNEGDIVRIRESRPLSKLKRWVVVEIIQSAKK, via the coding sequence ATGACAGTAGGTAATGAAACTAAAAAAAGAGTTAAAGAATTTGTAGGAAAGGTTGTTAGCAATAAAATGGATAAGACCGTGGTCGTTGCTGTTGAAAGAAAATTTCCACACCCACTTTATGGAAAACAAGTTAAGAAAACAAAAAAGTTTTATGCCCATGATGAAGAAAATAAATGTAATGAAGGCGACATTGTAAGAATAAGAGAATCTCGTCCGTTGTCAAAGTTAAAGAGATGGGTTGTTGTTGAAATTATTCAGAGTGCGAAAAAATAA